One part of the Sorangiineae bacterium MSr11954 genome encodes these proteins:
- a CDS encoding quinone oxidoreductase yields the protein MPHAIVVHEVGGPEKLSWEAASLPAPGPGEVRIRHTAIGLNFIDVYHRIGLYKVPLPTGIGQEGAGVVEAVGEGVTSIAKGDRVVYTGLMGAYAEERNAPADRLVKLPPEVTDTTAASVFLKGLTAEFLLRRTYPIRPGHTVLLHAAAGGVGSLLTPWAKALGATVIGTVSTREKAALAKAQGCDHAIVLTEENFVARVKEITSGRGVDVVYDSVGKDTLAGSLDSLVARGTLVSFGQSSGSPAPIELASIGGMRSLFITRPSLFAYIGTRAELDQSAAALFDVLKKGTVPTPKPRTFPLKDAAEAHRALESRATTGSVVLVP from the coding sequence ATGCCTCATGCGATCGTCGTCCACGAAGTCGGAGGTCCGGAAAAATTAAGCTGGGAGGCGGCCTCGCTCCCTGCCCCGGGCCCGGGAGAAGTTCGGATCCGGCACACGGCCATCGGCCTCAACTTCATCGATGTCTACCATCGAATTGGTCTGTACAAAGTTCCCCTCCCCACGGGCATCGGGCAGGAAGGCGCCGGGGTGGTCGAAGCCGTCGGCGAAGGCGTGACCTCCATCGCCAAGGGCGATCGGGTGGTCTATACCGGCCTCATGGGAGCCTACGCGGAGGAGCGCAATGCGCCCGCCGATCGCCTGGTGAAGCTCCCGCCCGAGGTCACGGACACCACCGCCGCTTCCGTCTTTCTCAAGGGCCTCACGGCCGAATTCCTGCTGCGCCGCACGTACCCCATTCGCCCGGGGCACACCGTGCTCCTCCATGCTGCGGCCGGGGGCGTGGGCAGCCTCCTCACCCCTTGGGCCAAGGCGCTGGGAGCCACCGTCATCGGCACGGTGAGCACGCGCGAGAAGGCCGCCCTGGCCAAGGCGCAAGGTTGCGATCACGCCATCGTCCTCACCGAGGAGAACTTCGTGGCGCGCGTCAAGGAGATCACCTCCGGGCGCGGGGTCGATGTGGTCTACGACTCGGTGGGCAAGGACACCCTGGCCGGCTCGCTGGACAGCTTGGTTGCCCGCGGGACCCTCGTCAGCTTCGGCCAATCGTCGGGGAGCCCGGCGCCCATCGAGCTCGCGTCCATCGGCGGCATGCGGTCCCTCTTCATCACCCGCCCCTCGCTCTTCGCGTACATCGGCACGCGGGCCGAGCTCGATCAATCGGCCGCCGCCCTCTTCGACGTCCTGAAAAAGGGCACGGTACCGACCCCCAAGCCCCGCACCTTCCCCTTGAAGGACGCCGCCGAAGCGCACCGCGCCCTCGAGTCCCGCGCCACCACGGGCTCCGTGGTCCTCGTTCCGTAG
- a CDS encoding caleosin family protein encodes MTPLQRHAQFFDPERTGIITPRKTFRGLGRLGIGWHLGILLTPLINGFLGYLTTRKITFDIVIESIASGKHPYDTGVFDDEGQFDQAAFDALFAGVSGDAITEMEMRRVIVGRGNRRAHMGDLAGKLGLWFSGKEVKLLFCVASDTTKSENGKTVPAIRKRTMRRFYDGTLLDAVARARIWRGRS; translated from the coding sequence ATGACCCCGCTCCAGCGCCACGCGCAGTTCTTCGATCCCGAGCGGACCGGCATCATCACCCCTCGAAAGACCTTTCGGGGCCTGGGGCGGCTCGGCATCGGGTGGCACCTGGGCATCCTCCTCACCCCCCTCATCAACGGCTTTTTGGGCTACCTCACCACCCGCAAAATCACCTTCGACATCGTGATCGAGTCGATCGCCTCGGGGAAGCACCCCTACGACACCGGCGTGTTCGACGACGAGGGTCAATTCGACCAAGCCGCGTTCGACGCGCTCTTCGCCGGCGTTTCGGGCGACGCCATCACCGAAATGGAAATGCGCCGCGTGATCGTCGGCCGCGGCAATCGAAGGGCCCATATGGGGGATTTGGCCGGAAAGCTCGGTCTTTGGTTTTCGGGCAAAGAGGTCAAACTCTTGTTCTGCGTGGCGTCCGATACGACCAAATCCGAGAATGGCAAAACCGTCCCCGCCATTCGAAAGCGCACCATGCGGCGCTTTTACGACGGAACCCTGCTCGATGCCGTCGCGCGCGCTCGGATTTGGCGCGGGCGCAGCTGA
- a CDS encoding pectinacetylesterase family protein gives MDSGIQPFDSDGQGGGNRADGGGGRDGGGSPGPTCEPFTPGEAVQAPANSWTWIGVPEAKCRNGSSSGFGVRLKPGSKKLFIYLQGGGACFNGTTCLGNPSAFGASNFTGWKGTQGNAGIMNDGNANNPVKDWNAVFVPYCSGDIFNGSAPSSNVPGGGPRDQAFLGVSNTLAYLKRIVPTFPEVDQVLLTGSSAGGFGAASNYDRVAQAFCPRPVVMVDDAGPVMSDTYLAPCLQKRFRSVWNLTAGLPAGCAACTDPVTGGGLVNAVPFLTAKYPRGRFGLISGDQDSVIRLFMAFGNDDCRNVDGAPSDYDGAKFARGLADLRDKYLKPAPNAGTYYVGTTSHTFLASSAFYSTTVKGVPLTKWMGDLIKGEPPTHVAP, from the coding sequence TTGGACTCCGGAATCCAACCGTTCGACAGTGACGGGCAGGGCGGCGGTAACCGCGCCGATGGCGGAGGAGGCCGGGACGGTGGTGGGAGCCCAGGGCCCACCTGCGAGCCATTCACCCCCGGCGAGGCCGTGCAAGCGCCAGCCAATAGCTGGACATGGATTGGCGTGCCCGAGGCGAAGTGCCGCAATGGCTCGTCCAGCGGGTTCGGTGTTCGGCTGAAGCCAGGCTCCAAAAAGCTCTTCATCTATTTGCAGGGCGGAGGCGCCTGTTTCAATGGCACCACGTGCCTCGGCAATCCATCGGCCTTCGGTGCATCCAACTTCACGGGCTGGAAGGGTACGCAAGGGAACGCCGGTATCATGAACGATGGGAACGCGAACAATCCGGTCAAGGATTGGAATGCCGTGTTCGTGCCCTATTGCTCCGGCGATATCTTCAATGGCAGCGCGCCCAGCTCCAATGTCCCGGGTGGCGGTCCGCGCGACCAAGCCTTCCTTGGCGTATCCAATACGCTGGCGTACTTGAAGCGCATCGTCCCCACCTTTCCCGAGGTCGATCAGGTGCTCCTGACGGGCAGCAGCGCGGGCGGCTTCGGCGCGGCCAGCAACTACGATCGTGTGGCGCAGGCGTTCTGTCCGCGTCCGGTGGTGATGGTCGACGACGCGGGGCCCGTCATGTCCGATACGTACCTCGCGCCCTGTCTGCAAAAGCGCTTTCGTTCGGTCTGGAACCTGACGGCTGGCTTGCCCGCAGGCTGCGCCGCCTGCACCGATCCGGTGACCGGCGGCGGTTTGGTCAACGCGGTGCCATTCCTCACGGCCAAATACCCGCGGGGGCGCTTTGGTTTGATCTCGGGCGACCAAGACTCCGTGATTCGGCTCTTCATGGCCTTCGGCAACGACGATTGCCGGAACGTCGACGGCGCTCCATCGGACTACGACGGGGCCAAATTCGCGCGAGGCTTGGCCGACCTGCGCGATAAATATCTGAAGCCCGCGCCCAACGCGGGGACGTATTACGTGGGGACCACGTCGCACACCTTCCTCGCGTCCAGCGCGTTCTATTCGACCACCGTCAAGGGCGTGCCGCTCACCAAATGGATGGGCGACCTGATCAAAGGCGAGCCGCCGACCCACGTCGCGCCGTAG
- a CDS encoding AraC family transcriptional regulator, with protein MSGSIEPPTIPAIHALHLAELVKGWNVTHEELFSGLDLDDEFLSEPEARLSIPTLEKLVARARALTGKPALGFYLGFQMRISAHGFLGFAAMTSATTRDAIQLAAQFAPTRTSALAFRLCVDGDVASVVIDEQADFGTARDVVIPAILIGLWQIANALTGRELRGSADLAFPEPDYFAKYAHLFPAVRFGQPVNQLVFDATILDLPLTMADPAARRLAVEQCERALDALGGDGRLIGRVRSLIPRKDGGFRSLDEVASELRLSPRTLKRKLAAQAMAYSTLLEEQQRDKALLLLRALDLSLENVAERLGYSDPANFTRAFRRWTGLTPSAYRRTLTSPERK; from the coding sequence ATGTCCGGATCCATCGAACCGCCTACCATCCCCGCCATCCACGCCCTGCACCTCGCTGAGCTCGTGAAGGGGTGGAACGTCACCCACGAAGAGCTCTTCTCCGGGCTCGACCTCGACGACGAGTTCCTCTCGGAGCCGGAGGCGCGGCTCTCGATCCCCACGCTCGAGAAGCTCGTGGCGCGCGCGCGGGCGCTCACGGGAAAGCCCGCGCTCGGCTTTTATCTCGGCTTCCAAATGCGCATCTCGGCGCATGGATTTCTGGGCTTTGCGGCCATGACCTCGGCCACCACGCGCGACGCCATCCAGCTCGCCGCCCAATTCGCCCCCACCCGCACCAGCGCGCTCGCCTTCCGCCTTTGCGTCGACGGCGACGTGGCCTCGGTGGTCATCGACGAGCAAGCCGACTTTGGCACCGCGCGCGACGTGGTCATCCCCGCCATCCTCATCGGCCTCTGGCAGATCGCCAACGCCCTCACCGGCCGCGAGCTCCGCGGCAGCGCCGATCTCGCCTTCCCCGAGCCGGACTACTTTGCCAAGTACGCGCACCTCTTTCCCGCCGTGCGCTTCGGGCAGCCCGTCAACCAGCTCGTGTTCGACGCGACCATCCTCGACCTGCCGCTCACCATGGCCGATCCCGCGGCCCGCCGCCTCGCCGTCGAACAATGCGAGCGCGCGCTCGATGCCCTCGGGGGCGATGGCCGGCTGATCGGCCGCGTGCGCTCCCTCATCCCGCGAAAGGACGGTGGCTTTCGCTCGCTCGACGAGGTGGCCTCGGAGCTTCGCCTCTCGCCCCGCACCTTGAAGCGAAAGCTCGCCGCGCAAGCCATGGCCTACTCCACCCTGCTCGAGGAGCAGCAGCGCGACAAGGCCCTGCTCCTCCTGCGCGCCCTCGATCTCTCGCTGGAGAACGTGGCCGAGCGACTGGGCTACTCCGACCCTGCCAACTTTACGCGCGCCTTTCGCCGCTGGACGGGGCTCACCCCCAGCGCCTACCGCCGCACCTTGACGAGCCCCGAGCGCAAGTAG
- a CDS encoding metal-dependent hydrolase — protein sequence MHAVASEAGNHPIEVRNLKFDVHADVPRYWVAGRKSVTTFFNNLSIFFPAGERFFIASVRAHQKHVKGAKLHKEVRGFCAQEGIHSREHDRYNEMLERQGYPVAELEQRVERLLARVSKRLPPRMQLAATCALEHFTALMAHALLEESERSKNIFEGADPIMTALWKWHAAEENEHKSVAYDVYLAAGGHYGERVAVMVGASIIFWKKVFEHQAEMMKCDGTVYSVSEWAKLAWGLFGEPGILRKIFPLYLLYYKPSFHPRDLDCSEAIARWKKEFETSAVYHAAA from the coding sequence ATGCATGCAGTAGCGAGCGAAGCCGGGAATCATCCGATTGAGGTCCGCAACCTGAAGTTCGATGTCCACGCGGATGTGCCGCGCTATTGGGTGGCAGGTCGCAAGTCGGTCACCACGTTCTTCAACAACCTGTCGATCTTCTTCCCGGCCGGCGAGCGCTTCTTCATCGCCTCGGTCCGCGCCCATCAAAAGCACGTGAAGGGGGCGAAGCTCCACAAGGAGGTGCGGGGCTTCTGCGCGCAGGAGGGCATCCATAGCCGCGAGCACGATCGCTACAACGAGATGCTCGAGCGGCAGGGCTACCCGGTGGCCGAGCTGGAGCAACGGGTCGAGCGCTTGCTCGCGCGGGTCTCCAAGCGGCTGCCGCCGCGGATGCAGCTGGCCGCCACCTGTGCGCTGGAGCACTTCACGGCGCTGATGGCGCATGCGCTGCTCGAGGAGTCGGAGCGATCGAAGAACATCTTCGAGGGCGCCGATCCCATCATGACCGCGCTCTGGAAGTGGCACGCGGCCGAGGAGAACGAGCACAAGTCGGTGGCCTACGACGTGTACTTGGCGGCCGGTGGCCACTATGGCGAGCGGGTGGCCGTGATGGTGGGCGCGAGCATCATCTTTTGGAAGAAGGTGTTCGAGCACCAGGCCGAGATGATGAAATGCGACGGCACCGTCTACTCGGTGAGCGAGTGGGCGAAGCTCGCGTGGGGGCTCTTTGGCGAGCCGGGGATCTTGCGCAAGATCTTTCCCTTGTACCTTCTCTATTACAAGCCGTCGTTCCATCCGCGCGATCTCGATTGCTCGGAGGCGATCGCGCGTTGGAAAAAGGAGTTCGAGACGTCGGCGGTGTATCACGCGGCTGCGTAG
- the bioB gene encoding biotin synthase BioB, which produces MPPAQPQPPRYTREHVRSLYDRPLFLLLDEARAVHRAHHADNEVQLCTLLSVKTGGCPENCSYCPQSSHYDTPVGAEKMLDVEQVKASARRAKELGSTRFCMGAAWREVKDGPAFDRVLEMVREVKGLGLEACVTLGMLTGEQAQKLKDAGLDAYNHNLDTSREHYRSIISTRTFDDRLRTLENVRQAGITVCSGGIIGMGESIDDRCEMLRTLANLETQPESVPINALVPVEGTPLADRPPVDPLDMVRMIAIARILMPRTRVRLSAGRQSLSREAQLLCMLAGANSIFYGEKLLTVGNPEEEADLSLIKDAGLVTMAPAV; this is translated from the coding sequence ATGCCGCCCGCCCAACCGCAACCGCCCCGTTATACCCGCGAACACGTTCGATCCCTGTACGACCGCCCGCTGTTTCTGCTGCTCGACGAAGCGCGCGCGGTGCACCGTGCACACCACGCCGACAACGAAGTGCAGCTCTGCACCTTGCTCAGCGTCAAGACGGGTGGCTGCCCGGAGAACTGCTCGTACTGCCCGCAGTCGAGCCACTACGATACCCCCGTCGGCGCCGAGAAGATGCTCGACGTCGAGCAGGTGAAGGCGAGCGCCCGCCGCGCGAAGGAGCTGGGGTCCACCCGCTTCTGCATGGGCGCCGCGTGGCGCGAGGTCAAAGACGGCCCCGCCTTCGATCGGGTGCTCGAGATGGTGCGCGAGGTCAAAGGGCTCGGCCTCGAGGCGTGCGTCACCCTGGGCATGCTCACCGGAGAGCAGGCGCAAAAGCTCAAGGACGCGGGCCTCGACGCGTACAATCACAACCTCGACACGAGCCGCGAGCACTACCGCTCGATCATCTCCACCCGCACCTTCGACGATCGCCTGCGCACCCTCGAGAACGTGCGCCAGGCCGGCATCACTGTGTGCTCGGGCGGCATCATCGGCATGGGCGAGAGCATCGACGATCGCTGCGAGATGCTCCGCACCCTCGCCAACCTGGAGACGCAGCCCGAGAGCGTGCCCATCAACGCGCTGGTCCCCGTGGAGGGCACCCCGCTGGCCGATCGCCCGCCCGTCGACCCGCTGGACATGGTCCGCATGATCGCCATCGCGCGCATCTTGATGCCGCGCACGCGCGTGCGCCTCTCCGCCGGCCGTCAGTCCCTCTCGCGCGAGGCGCAGCTGCTCTGCATGCTCGCCGGCGCCAACTCCATCTTTTACGGCGAGAAGCTGCTCACCGTCGGCAACCCCGAAGAAGAGGCCGACCTCTCGCTCATCAAAGACGCGGGGCTGGTCACGATGGCGCCTGCGGTGTGA
- the thiC gene encoding phosphomethylpyrimidine synthase ThiC, giving the protein MRTEWIAKRRGDATPTQMYYARKGIVTEEMAYVAQREKVDPELVRSEVARGRLIIPANTCHPNLEPMGIGIALSCKVNANIGSSAVVSHVDKELSKLAVCLKHGADTVMDLSTGGDIDGIRRAIIAASPVPIGTVPIYQALQIAKDVKRLTADDMISMLEVQAQQGVDYFTIHAGVLAQYLELVRNRITGIVSRGGSIMAQWMLEHHKQNPFYTHWDKVLEICRKYDVSISAGDGLRPGCLHDASDAAQFAELKTLGELTQRAWEKDVQVMIEGPGHVPFDQIEMNVKKEMELCHEAPFYVLGPLVTDIAPGYDHITSCIGATMAGTAGAAMLCYVTPKEHLGLPDEDDVKQGLIAYKIAAHAADVARHRPGARERDDALSRARYAFDWKEQFRLSIDPEHAQALHDETLPDEYFKSAEFCSMCGPKFCSMHINRAVEEFNKKVDEDRKQGRRTLDLFTA; this is encoded by the coding sequence ATGCGAACCGAGTGGATTGCCAAGCGACGCGGGGACGCCACCCCCACGCAGATGTATTATGCACGTAAAGGCATCGTCACCGAGGAGATGGCTTATGTCGCGCAGCGCGAGAAGGTCGATCCCGAGCTCGTACGGAGCGAGGTGGCGCGCGGGCGGCTCATCATCCCGGCGAACACCTGTCACCCGAACCTCGAGCCCATGGGCATTGGAATCGCGCTCAGCTGCAAGGTGAACGCGAACATCGGGTCGAGCGCGGTGGTGAGCCACGTCGACAAGGAGCTGAGCAAGCTCGCCGTCTGCCTCAAACACGGCGCCGACACCGTGATGGATCTCTCGACCGGGGGCGACATCGACGGCATCCGCCGCGCCATCATCGCGGCCTCCCCGGTGCCGATTGGGACGGTCCCCATCTACCAAGCGCTCCAGATCGCCAAGGACGTCAAGCGCCTCACGGCCGACGACATGATTTCCATGCTCGAGGTCCAGGCCCAGCAAGGCGTCGACTACTTCACCATCCACGCGGGCGTTTTGGCGCAGTACCTGGAGCTGGTGCGCAACCGCATCACCGGGATCGTCTCGCGCGGTGGCTCGATCATGGCGCAGTGGATGCTCGAGCACCACAAGCAGAACCCGTTCTACACGCACTGGGACAAGGTCCTCGAGATCTGCCGCAAGTACGACGTCTCCATCAGCGCCGGCGACGGGCTGCGCCCGGGGTGTTTGCATGATGCAAGCGACGCCGCGCAGTTCGCGGAGCTGAAGACCCTGGGCGAGCTCACCCAGCGCGCGTGGGAGAAGGACGTGCAGGTCATGATCGAGGGGCCGGGCCACGTTCCCTTCGACCAGATCGAGATGAACGTGAAGAAGGAGATGGAGCTCTGCCACGAGGCGCCGTTCTATGTGCTCGGCCCGCTGGTGACCGACATCGCTCCGGGCTACGACCACATCACGAGCTGCATCGGCGCGACCATGGCCGGCACCGCCGGCGCCGCCATGCTCTGCTACGTGACCCCCAAGGAGCACCTCGGTCTGCCCGACGAAGACGACGTGAAGCAGGGCCTCATCGCCTACAAGATCGCGGCCCACGCGGCCGACGTCGCCCGCCACCGCCCCGGCGCGCGCGAGCGCGACGACGCGCTCTCGCGTGCGCGCTACGCGTTCGACTGGAAGGAGCAGTTCCGGCTCTCGATCGATCCGGAGCACGCGCAGGCGCTCCACGACGAGACCTTGCCGGACGAGTACTTCAAGAGCGCGGAGTTCTGCTCCATGTGCGGGCCGAAGTTCTGCTCGATGCACATCAACCGCGCCGTCGAAGAGTTCAACAAGAAGGTCGACGAAGATCGGAAGCAGGGCCGCCGCACCCTGGATCTGTTCACGGCGTGA
- a CDS encoding response regulator encodes MTVADSARTILVADDSPVVHLALGKILRADGFQVLEARSLRDARGVDAARLFAAVLDLDLGDGTGIEAARWLTASRPELPFVFFTSDDDGVLLVEARRMAPVFFKPRDCDRVAAWVRGL; translated from the coding sequence ATGACAGTGGCAGACTCAGCTCGCACGATCCTCGTGGCCGACGATTCGCCCGTCGTCCATCTGGCGCTGGGTAAGATACTTCGCGCCGACGGCTTCCAGGTGCTCGAGGCCCGCTCGCTGCGCGACGCGCGCGGGGTCGACGCCGCCCGGTTGTTCGCCGCGGTGCTCGATCTCGATCTGGGCGATGGCACCGGGATCGAGGCGGCACGATGGCTCACGGCGTCACGGCCGGAGCTGCCCTTCGTCTTCTTCACGAGCGACGACGACGGCGTGCTCCTGGTCGAAGCGCGCCGGATGGCGCCGGTCTTCTTCAAGCCGAGGGACTGCGATCGGGTCGCCGCCTGGGTGCGCGGCCTCTGA
- a CDS encoding glycosyltransferase family 39 protein — MNRQRYGLFAWSILLLAVRLFASRTVGYGDSEALYASYALHPAPAFLDHPGLIGLFAQTIGNGSAPAASTAHFVTALMATLFPWMIFAAARTMGASSDGCLVAALAVAVTPEISVGLFAMTPDLLLAFTWVFALGIAARALTEKPSSAAAAASFVGAGLIAGVGACAKVSGLLLLAALAWTYASRAARAHAKTIWPWAGLVIGAVAFVPVVLFEARTGWPMLHHRLVETQAGSGPSLANVGKVLGGQLLYVSPLLAVLAAVAFVDLVRHRHDDVLAGLLFRSAALPLAFLVPFCLWSRVAEPHWLAPPLLALPLHFARRYEDAGQDGALFRKFPRFSAAAVGLGALLTVGAHAWVLVPNATRLLPAKSDPKYDISNELYGWSDATRAIREIVGEESMRGEIVAAGPHWVICAQMHAALGPQVRVGCATPIRDDFDTWEPRARWQSADKVLFVTDNRFDPDLRAILPNHSVARRSRVTVLRDGRIARTFIVTLLESRARS; from the coding sequence ATGAATCGTCAACGTTACGGTCTCTTCGCCTGGTCGATCCTTTTGCTCGCCGTCCGCTTGTTCGCGTCGCGGACCGTTGGTTACGGCGATAGCGAGGCGCTCTATGCCTCGTACGCCCTGCACCCGGCGCCGGCGTTCCTCGATCATCCGGGCTTGATCGGGCTCTTTGCGCAGACCATCGGAAATGGGAGCGCGCCCGCGGCGTCCACGGCGCACTTCGTAACGGCGCTCATGGCCACCCTCTTTCCGTGGATGATCTTCGCCGCCGCCCGCACCATGGGCGCCTCGAGCGATGGCTGCTTGGTCGCCGCGCTGGCCGTGGCCGTGACCCCGGAGATTTCGGTCGGCCTCTTCGCGATGACCCCGGACTTGCTGCTCGCGTTCACCTGGGTGTTCGCCCTCGGCATCGCCGCGCGCGCCCTCACCGAGAAGCCCTCGAGCGCCGCCGCCGCCGCGTCGTTCGTGGGCGCGGGGTTGATCGCCGGCGTGGGGGCCTGCGCCAAGGTCAGCGGGCTGCTCTTGCTCGCGGCCCTCGCCTGGACGTACGCCTCGCGCGCGGCCCGCGCCCACGCCAAGACCATTTGGCCCTGGGCGGGGCTGGTCATCGGCGCCGTGGCCTTCGTGCCGGTGGTGCTCTTCGAGGCCCGCACCGGCTGGCCCATGCTCCACCATCGGCTGGTGGAGACGCAGGCGGGCTCCGGGCCTTCGCTCGCCAATGTGGGCAAGGTCCTCGGCGGGCAATTGCTCTATGTTTCTCCGCTCCTGGCCGTGCTGGCCGCGGTCGCGTTCGTGGATCTGGTCCGCCACCGCCACGACGATGTCCTCGCGGGGCTGCTCTTTCGCAGCGCCGCCCTCCCCTTGGCGTTCTTGGTTCCATTCTGCCTTTGGAGCCGGGTCGCGGAGCCCCATTGGCTGGCGCCCCCGCTGCTCGCCCTGCCCCTTCACTTTGCGCGGCGCTACGAGGACGCCGGCCAAGACGGCGCGCTCTTCCGCAAATTTCCGCGCTTTTCTGCGGCGGCGGTGGGGCTTGGCGCGTTGCTCACCGTGGGCGCGCACGCGTGGGTGCTGGTGCCCAACGCCACCCGGCTCCTCCCCGCCAAGAGCGATCCCAAATACGACATATCGAACGAATTGTACGGCTGGTCCGACGCCACCCGCGCCATCCGCGAAATCGTGGGCGAAGAGTCGATGCGCGGTGAAATCGTCGCCGCCGGGCCGCATTGGGTGATCTGCGCCCAAATGCACGCCGCCCTGGGCCCGCAAGTTCGGGTCGGGTGCGCCACCCCCATCCGCGACGATTTCGACACCTGGGAGCCGCGCGCCCGCTGGCAAAGCGCCGACAAAGTGCTCTTCGTCACCGACAACCGCTTCGACCCGGATTTGCGCGCCATTCTGCCCAATCACAGCGTCGCCCGCCGCTCGCGCGTCACCGTCCTGCGCGACGGACGCATTGCGCGAACCTTCATCGTCACCCTGCTCGAATCGCGCGCCCGCTCGTAA
- a CDS encoding metal-dependent hydrolase, with translation MNPTPINTRTESRTDTRTDRRTETGSEAGTHTGTDGRADASTGDIKVRNLRFDVHLDVPRHWLGGRKSVTSFFDNLSVFFPLGERFFIQAVAAHQRFVRDPQLRKDVRAFCGQEGIHSREHESYNDMLAHQGYPVRDMELQVQKLLTAAARATTKRQQLAFTCALEHFTALMAHTALENDVFAGAHPTMGALWKWHAVEENEHRAVAFDVYRAAGGTYGERVRCMVLASVIFWAKVLEHQIRLMRCDGTVFSLREWAQLGWFLFGKPGWLRQIIPLYLHYFRPSFHPHDLDCTAAMERWKREYATSEVYRKAA, from the coding sequence ATGAATCCGACCCCGATTAACACCAGGACGGAGAGCAGGACAGATACCAGGACAGACCGCAGGACGGAGACCGGGAGCGAGGCCGGAACCCATACGGGGACCGACGGCAGGGCCGACGCCAGCACCGGCGACATCAAGGTGCGAAATCTGCGGTTCGACGTTCATCTGGATGTGCCTCGTCATTGGCTTGGAGGTCGCAAGTCGGTGACATCGTTCTTCGACAATCTGTCGGTTTTCTTTCCATTGGGCGAACGATTCTTCATCCAAGCCGTCGCCGCCCACCAAAGGTTCGTTCGCGATCCCCAGCTGCGCAAAGACGTGCGCGCCTTCTGCGGTCAGGAAGGGATCCACAGCCGCGAGCACGAGAGCTACAACGATATGCTGGCGCATCAGGGATACCCGGTGCGCGATATGGAGCTGCAGGTGCAAAAGCTCCTGACCGCGGCCGCGCGGGCGACCACCAAGCGCCAGCAGCTCGCCTTCACCTGCGCGCTCGAGCACTTCACCGCGCTCATGGCCCACACGGCGCTGGAGAACGACGTGTTCGCGGGCGCGCACCCCACCATGGGCGCCCTCTGGAAATGGCACGCCGTGGAGGAGAACGAGCACAGGGCGGTGGCCTTCGACGTGTATCGGGCGGCGGGCGGCACGTATGGCGAGCGCGTTCGGTGTATGGTGCTGGCGAGCGTCATCTTTTGGGCCAAGGTGCTCGAGCATCAAATTCGCCTCATGAGGTGCGACGGCACCGTATTTTCCCTGCGCGAGTGGGCGCAGCTCGGGTGGTTCCTCTTTGGGAAGCCCGGCTGGTTGCGCCAGATCATTCCTCTGTACCTTCATTATTTCCGCCCCTCGTTCCATCCGCACGATCTCGACTGCACGGCGGCCATGGAGCGCTGGAAGCGCGAATATGCAACGTCCGAAGTTTATCGAAAGGCGGCCTAG